One window of the Natronomonas marina genome contains the following:
- a CDS encoding phosphoadenosine phosphosulfate reductase family protein translates to MSDFPDYVDVDYTDGEGEDPEDYPALEDKIEKAIEVVQTGLEEYDNPAIMWTGGKDSTLTLYFVKEVVEQFDYELPPTVFIDHYQHFDELLEFVDRWADEWDLEVIFARNTDVGDYVDENGLDPGDDIPVAELDENNQHHVRNILEYEEDTFPFLLDTYVGNHLLKTVALNNTLEAEGIDGIISGIRWDEQEARADETFFSERHDPDIYPPHDRIQPILQFDESDVWDAFWFYVVPEAVEDFPDDGYVPQDYDDLPNDLTHEDIPVSPKYFAGFRSLGSEISTEKSDEEPAWLQDLDNTTERAGRAQDKEDLMERLRDLGYM, encoded by the coding sequence ATGAGCGACTTCCCCGACTACGTCGACGTCGACTACACCGACGGCGAAGGCGAGGACCCCGAGGACTACCCCGCCCTCGAGGACAAAATCGAGAAGGCAATCGAGGTCGTCCAGACCGGCCTCGAGGAGTACGACAACCCGGCCATCATGTGGACGGGCGGCAAGGACTCGACGCTGACCCTGTACTTCGTCAAGGAGGTCGTCGAGCAGTTCGACTACGAGTTGCCGCCGACGGTCTTCATCGACCACTACCAGCACTTCGACGAACTGCTGGAGTTCGTCGACCGCTGGGCCGACGAGTGGGACCTGGAGGTCATCTTCGCGCGCAACACCGACGTCGGCGACTACGTCGACGAGAACGGTCTCGACCCCGGCGACGACATCCCCGTCGCCGAACTCGACGAGAACAACCAGCACCACGTCCGGAACATCCTCGAGTACGAGGAGGACACCTTCCCGTTCCTGCTCGACACCTACGTCGGCAACCACCTCCTGAAGACGGTCGCGCTGAACAACACCCTCGAAGCGGAGGGCATCGACGGCATCATCTCCGGCATCCGGTGGGACGAACAGGAGGCCCGCGCCGACGAGACGTTCTTCAGCGAGCGCCACGACCCCGACATCTACCCGCCCCACGACCGGATTCAGCCCATCCTGCAGTTCGACGAGAGCGACGTCTGGGACGCCTTCTGGTTCTACGTCGTCCCCGAGGCCGTCGAGGACTTCCCGGACGACGGCTACGTCCCGCAGGACTACGACGACCTGCCGAACGACCTCACCCACGAGGACATCCCCGTCTCGCCGAAGTACTTCGCCGGGTTCCGCTCGCTCGGCAGCGAGATCTCGACCGAGAAGTCCGACGAGGAACCCGCCTGGCTGCAGGACCTCGACAACACCACCGAACGCGCCGGCCGCGCCCAGGACAAGGAGGACCTCATGGAGCGCCTCCGCGACCTGGGTTACATGTAA